AGGTCTGGAACAACTGGAAGGCGCGACTGCTGGAGCAACTGTTCCGCTCGGCACGAACGCTGCTCAACGCCTCGGGCGATACGTCGGTATTTGATGTTCTGGCGGACCGGCTGATCGAGGCACGTCGTCTGCTGGCGCTCTACGCGGTTGACGTCACACGGGCAGAAACCTTTTGGCGTAGCCTCGATTCGGTCTATCTGCAGCGGCATAGCGCCGACGAGATCGCGTGGCATGCCCGCAACTTATTCTTCAGGCAGGAGACTGAGAAACCGGTTGTCAGAACCCGCCTGATGCCCTCGGGTGAAGGCCTGCAGATCATGGTCTACCTGCGCGACCGTGCAGGGCTGTTTGCGCGGATCATGAACGTTTTCGCCCGGTTGAACTTTTCAGTGCTCGACGCGCGGGTTCATACCTCCCGCACCGGCTACGCACTGGACACATTCACCGTGGTTAACCCTGGCTCGGCGGACGTTGCCTATCGCGACATTACCCAGCTTCTCGAACATGCGCTGCTGGAAACGCTGGAAACCGAGGCCCCGCTCAGCGCACCGCCACTGGGCAAACCGACGCGCCAGCAGCGGCATTTCCCCATCACGCCGGTGATCGAGATCACGCCTGACGAACAGGCGCAGCGCTTCGTGCTGGAAATCGTCGCCGCCGACCGCACCGGCCTGCTCGCTCGCATCGCAGCAGTGCTTTCCTCGCGCGGCATTTCGATTCAGACGGCACGCATCAATACGCTGGGCGCGCGTGCCGAGGACGTATTTGTTGTCTCTGGCGGTAGGCTGGCCGAGGAATCGACGCGGATCGAACTCGAAACCGAACTGGCTGAAGCAATTTCCTGACTGGCGCCCAGTGGTAACCGCTATGCGACCAGCGCCGGAAACAGCACGTCAGTGAACCCGAAGCGCGTCAGGTCTTCGACGCGTCGAGGATAAAGCACGCCATCGAGATGGTCGCATTCGTGCTGCACGACCCGCGCGTGAAAGCCATCCACCGTACGGTCAATCAATGCACCTGATGCGTCGCGACCGCTGTAACGCAAGCGGTTGAAGCGCGGCACCTCGCCACGCAGGCCGGGTACCGACAGGCAGCCTTCCCAGCCGGTTGTCCGTTCGTCGCTCAATGGCTCCAGAATCGGGTTGCACAGCACCGTGAACGGGATTTCCGGCGCCTCCGGGTAACGCGGATTCGGACCGGTACCACCAAAAATCACTACGCGCAGATCAACACCGATCTGGGGTGCAGCGATACCGGCGCCGCTCGCTGCACGCATGGTGTCGAGCAAATCGTCAATCAACGCCAGCAAGTCCGGGCTGCCGAACATGGCTTCCGGCACCGCCAGGGCGACACGCAGCAAACGCGGGTCGCCCATCCGCAAAATTTCCCGCACTGCCATCGGCTTCTTCGCTCAGCCCGAGCTGCGGCCGTGATACGCCACCGCAAGCTGCTCAATGATTTGCTGCACGCGACCGATCGCGAGGTCAAGCGTAGCGTCGATGTTTGCGTGCGAAATGGCGCGCATACTGTCACCACACCCGGCAGCCCAGTTGGACACCGCGCACAGATGGGCGTAACGAAGCGAAAGCTCGCGCGCCAGGGCGGCTTCAGGCATGCCAGTCATGCCGACCAGCGTCGCGCCATCGCGCTGCATGCGCGCGATCTCGGCAGCGGTTTCCAGTCGCGGGCCTTGTGTGGCTGCGTAGACGCCACTTGCCACCACCGCGACTGCCGACGCGCCGGCAGCGGCCAGCACCTGGTCTCGCAGTTCATCGCTGTAGGGGCGGGTGAAGTCAACGTGAGTCACCTTGCGGTCGCTGCCATCGCAATAGGTGTGCTCGCGACCATAGGTGTAATCAATGATCTGCTCGGGTACCGCAATGACCCCGGGGCCAACGTTCTGCGCCATGCCTCCGACGGCTGCGACGGCCACGATATCG
This is a stretch of genomic DNA from Casimicrobium huifangae. It encodes these proteins:
- a CDS encoding S-methyl-5'-thioinosine phosphorylase, with the translated sequence MLAVIGGSGLAGLGRMNVVRRQIVRTPYGDPSGPLVVGEIGGAPVLFLPRHGPGHVLAPHRVNYRANIWALRESGATDIVAVAAVGGMAQNVGPGVIAVPEQIIDYTYGREHTYCDGSDRKVTHVDFTRPYSDELRDQVLAAAGASAVAVVASGVYAATQGPRLETAAEIARMQRDGATLVGMTGMPEAALARELSLRYAHLCAVSNWAAGCGDSMRAISHANIDATLDLAIGRVQQIIEQLAVAYHGRSSG
- a CDS encoding peptide deformylase; amino-acid sequence: MAVREILRMGDPRLLRVALAVPEAMFGSPDLLALIDDLLDTMRAASGAGIAAPQIGVDLRVVIFGGTGPNPRYPEAPEIPFTVLCNPILEPLSDERTTGWEGCLSVPGLRGEVPRFNRLRYSGRDASGALIDRTVDGFHARVVQHECDHLDGVLYPRRVEDLTRFGFTDVLFPALVA